A single window of Dendropsophus ebraccatus isolate aDenEbr1 chromosome 5, aDenEbr1.pat, whole genome shotgun sequence DNA harbors:
- the LOC138792220 gene encoding neuronal acetylcholine receptor subunit alpha-10-like isoform X3, translating into MRLLPLISCCLCLLPGVLGAQGKFAYKLMNDLFANYSNALRPVEDMDKAMNVTLQVTLSQIIDMDERNQILMAYLWIRQVWYDAYLRWNKDDYDGLDTIRIPSSYVWRPDIVLYNNADDQFTGSMETNVVIRYDGQIMWDSPAITKSSCKVDVSFFPFDGQQCRLTFGSWTYNGNQIDILNHLDTGDLTDFVENVEWEVLGMPAKKNVITYGCCSEPYPDVTYTLILKRRASFYIFNLLLPCVMISFLAPLGFYLPADSGEKVSLGVTVLLALTVFQLLVAESMPPSENVPLIGKYYIATMTMITASTALTIFIMNIHHCGPEAKPVPKWAKKYILQYMSRIFFVYEVGESCRRPKTETEKPPKVQVMNGQAKLEDPGAILKESDHKDTAMKEDLNWGKEDASGNGHSAWKQPGKYENSSNQCGGGNGHGCGECPTSHCLCHNERLLKNIEYMANCFREQKAAQKRTGEWKKVAKVMDRFFMWVFFIMVFFMSVLIMGKAI; encoded by the exons GAGTTCTGGGGGCTCAGGGGAAGTTCGCCTACAAACTGATGAATGACTTATTTGCCAACTACTCCAATGCCCTCCGGCCAGTAGAAGACATGGACAAGGCTATGAATGTGACGCTGCAGGTCACCCTGTCACAGATCATCGACATG gatgAGCGGAATCAGATCCTAATGGCTTACCTCTGGATTCGCCAGGTTTGGTATGATGCCTACCTGCGCTGGAATAAGGACGATTATGATGGACTCGATACCATCCGTATACCTAGCAGTTATGTATGGAGACCTGATATAGTCCTATATAACAA TGCTGATGACCAGTTCACAGGCTCAATGGAAACCAATGTAGTGATCAGATACGATGGGCAGATCATGTGGGACTCTCCAGCCATCACCAAAAGCTCTTGTAAAGtggatgtctccttcttccccttTGATGGTCAGCAATGTCGCTTGACCTTTGGCTCTTGGACATATAACGGGAATCAGATTGACATCCTAAACCATCTGGACACTGGGGATCTGACCGACTTTGTGGAGAACGTTGAGTGGGAGGTTCTGGGAATGCCGGCGAAGAAGAATGTAATCACCTATGGTTGCTGCTCAGAACCATACCCTGACGTCACCTACACTCTCATCCTGAAGAGGAGGGCTTCATTCTACATCTTTAACCTTCTTCTACCTTGTGTGATGATCTCGTTCCTGGCACCGCTAGGGTTCTACCTCCCGGCAGACTCTGGAGAGAAGGTGTCCCTGGGAGTCACCGTCCTGTTGGCTCTCACTGTGTTCCAGCTGCTCGTGGCTGAGAGTATGCCACCATCTGAAAATGTGCCACTCATTG GAAAGTATTACATCGCCACCATGACAATGATCACGGCCTCGACAGCCCTGACCATATTTATAATGAATATTCACCATTGTGGCCCAGAAGCAAAACCTGTCCCCAAGTGGGCAAAGAAATATATTTTACAATACATGTCAAGGATATTCTTTGTCTATGAGGTGGGGGAGAGCTGCAGAAGACCTAAAACTGAGACTGAGAAACCACCCAAAGTGCAGGTTATGAATGGACAAGCCAAACTGGAGGACCCTGGAGCCATACTGAAGGAGAGTGACCACAAAGACACAGCTATGAAGGAGGAcctgaactgggggaaggaagatGCTTCAGGCAATGGACACAGTGCCTGGAAGCAGCCTGGAAAGTATGAGAACAGTTCTAATCAGTGTGGGGGTGGGAACGGTCATGGGTGTGGAGAATGCCCCACGAGCCATTGCCTGTGCCACAATGAACGCCTGCTTAAAAACATTGAATATATGGCCAACTGCTTTAGAGAACAAAAGGCAGCACAGAAACGGACCGGGgaatggaaaaaagtggccaagGTGATGGACCGTTTCTTCATGTGGGTGTTCTTCATCATGGTGTTTTTCATGAGTGTTCTCATTATGGGCAAAGCAATCTGA